In Artemia franciscana unplaced genomic scaffold, ASM3288406v1 PGA_scaffold_49, whole genome shotgun sequence, the following proteins share a genomic window:
- the LOC136041877 gene encoding histone H1-delta-like, with protein sequence MSEVEAQVAPTSVESQSMASPAKKEKKAKAPKPAKAAKPKGDKKAKAPANHPKYTEMIIKSIADLKERGGSSRQAILKYIMANFQVGNDAKVVNMHLKQALKRCLANGIVINPKGTGVTGSFKLAKPIKAKNPKTGKPKSPQLRRPQSRKQPNLLQLKSQLHPKRLPSQWLVARNL encoded by the coding sequence ATGTCTGAAGTTGAAGCTCAAGTGGCACCAACATCTGTAGAATCCCAGAGCATGGCTTCACCAgccaagaaggaaaagaaagcaaaggCTCCAAAACCAGCTAAGGCTGCAAAACCTAAAGGGGATAAAAAAGCCAAGGCACCTGCAAACCACCCAAAATACACCGAAATGATCATCAAATCCATTGCTGACCTGAAAGAACGCGGGGGATCTAGCCGTCAGGCcattctcaaatacataatgGCCAATTTTCAGGTTGGCAATGATGCGAAAGTTGTGAATATGCATCTTAAGCAAGCTTTGAAGCGCTGCCTTGCAAATGGAATTGTTATAAATCCCAAAGGTACTGGCGTAACTGGTTCTTTCAAGCTTGCAAAGCCTATCAAGGCCAAGAACCCCAAGACTGGAAAGCCTAAAAGCCCACAGCTAAGAAGACCTCAGTCAAGAAAACAGCCAAACctactgcagttaaaaagtcaacttcATCCAAAAAGGCTACCAAGCCAATGGCTGGTAGCAAGAAACCTGTAA